One genomic window of Gracilinema caldarium DSM 7334 includes the following:
- a CDS encoding S41 family peptidase: protein MNEPNSITPKRKGFHSRIWIGSTLIFSLLFVFVAVSDIQAQNKNTAAQNYPSIIQNVYDFILRHYVDEVDPKTLYEGAMKGMFEALNDPYSTFLTEADMSDLNDTTQGSFGGVGLYISKPTGPKPDGQPPYVEVAAPIEDTPGWRAGIQPGDLIIEINGENTEKLTMDQVLSKLRGVPGTEVTILIRRGDKLEFPVKLTRAIIEVPTVKHAMVGSDIGYVRIITFTPMTTERVHQAINEFKKNNYKAIIVDLRNNYGGLLSSAIGVSDLFLDGGVVVSTKSRLPDENAVFTARKNPLVPTSIPVVVLINRGSASASEIVAGAFKDRGRAYLIGERSFGKGSVQQVYPIDGSGFKLTMARYYTPSDVNIDKKGIPPDREIKIPDLTEKEAEALNKLINDNKIPAFVKAEPSANQERIDSFAKQLSTAYGLEVTLLKRLIRDERNRTSIAPVYDLEYDIQLQEAVKVLRQENVAELLKSAKTLKQLQDESTAKEAAETLKKP from the coding sequence ATGAATGAACCTAATAGCATAACGCCCAAACGCAAGGGCTTTCACTCCAGGATCTGGATTGGATCAACCCTCATTTTCAGCTTACTCTTTGTATTCGTAGCGGTCAGTGATATTCAGGCCCAGAATAAAAATACCGCTGCACAAAATTATCCCTCAATTATTCAAAATGTCTATGATTTCATTCTCAGACATTATGTAGATGAGGTTGATCCCAAAACCCTCTATGAAGGGGCCATGAAGGGCATGTTCGAAGCCCTTAATGATCCCTATTCCACCTTTTTGACCGAAGCTGATATGTCAGATCTCAATGATACCACCCAGGGATCCTTTGGCGGGGTAGGTCTCTATATTTCCAAGCCCACCGGGCCCAAACCTGATGGCCAGCCCCCTTATGTGGAGGTTGCGGCACCTATTGAGGATACTCCCGGATGGCGTGCGGGGATACAACCAGGCGACCTCATTATAGAAATAAATGGTGAAAACACCGAAAAACTTACCATGGACCAGGTACTTTCCAAACTGCGGGGAGTTCCAGGAACAGAAGTCACCATCCTCATTCGTCGGGGTGATAAGTTAGAATTTCCTGTAAAACTTACCCGAGCGATTATCGAAGTTCCAACGGTAAAACATGCCATGGTTGGATCCGATATCGGCTATGTCCGTATCATTACCTTCACACCCATGACCACAGAACGGGTTCATCAGGCCATAAACGAATTTAAGAAAAACAACTACAAAGCAATTATTGTTGACCTCCGGAACAATTATGGGGGTCTCCTCTCGTCCGCAATCGGGGTATCGGACCTTTTCCTCGATGGCGGTGTAGTTGTCTCTACAAAATCCCGTTTGCCCGATGAAAATGCGGTTTTCACAGCCCGTAAGAACCCCCTTGTGCCAACCTCAATTCCTGTGGTTGTACTTATAAATCGAGGTTCCGCATCAGCCTCTGAAATTGTAGCAGGAGCCTTTAAGGATCGGGGTCGGGCGTATCTCATCGGTGAGCGGTCCTTCGGGAAAGGTTCCGTACAACAAGTATATCCAATAGATGGTTCAGGCTTTAAATTGACTATGGCCCGCTATTACACACCAAGCGATGTTAATATTGATAAAAAGGGTATCCCCCCAGATCGAGAAATAAAAATTCCCGACCTTACGGAAAAAGAAGCAGAGGCCCTGAATAAGCTGATAAATGACAATAAAATTCCTGCGTTCGTTAAAGCTGAACCATCTGCCAACCAGGAAAGAATTGATAGTTTTGCGAAACAACTGTCCACTGCATATGGACTGGAGGTAACCCTCTTAAAACGGCTGATCAGAGATGAACGGAATCGGACATCCATTGCTCCGGTCTATGATCTGGAATATGACATACAATTACAGGAAGCGGTGAAAGTTCTCCGCCAGGAAAATGTAGCCGAATTACTCAAATCGGCGAAAACCCTGAAACAATTACAGGATGAGTCTACGGCAAAAGAGGCCGCTGAAACACTAAAAAAACCCTGA
- a CDS encoding P-loop NTPase, translated as MRILPIASGKGGVGKSLIAANLAIAFAQAGKKVVLADLDLGASNLHLLIGYRAPKIGIGTFLSDLRSDFSRVVVDTDIPNLRFVPGDAEIPGSANLKPAQVSALARRLLGLDCDILVLDLGAGTHQSILDFFLLSGQGIVVTTPTVTATLNAYLFLKNTVFRLMYSSFKKGSGAYTYLEKLRKDGSSLQQLYIPKLMEAIREIDPESYTKFKERMKLFHPRLIMNMIEDPKHAEVAQKIRRSCVEYLDLEIEHLGVIYRDTLQDTALAARIPIILYKNQSILSQAIYRIADKILQSEEEHVLLEGRSIEESFQEAELEAEVDFDAKMEYVEDLLHCGALSMADLVETVKTQQLEINQLRKENLFLKSRLVKLLSSSSSMQPRN; from the coding sequence ATGCGTATTCTTCCCATAGCCAGTGGAAAAGGCGGTGTTGGCAAGTCACTCATAGCTGCAAATTTGGCTATTGCCTTTGCACAGGCAGGGAAGAAGGTGGTTCTGGCAGATCTGGATCTGGGGGCTTCCAATTTACATCTGCTGATTGGGTATCGGGCTCCTAAGATTGGAATTGGCACCTTTTTAAGCGATCTTCGGTCTGATTTCTCCCGGGTAGTCGTCGATACGGATATACCAAATCTCCGCTTTGTCCCCGGTGATGCGGAAATCCCGGGCAGTGCCAATCTTAAGCCTGCCCAGGTGAGTGCTCTAGCCCGCCGGCTTTTAGGTCTTGACTGTGATATCCTGGTACTCGACCTGGGGGCGGGTACCCATCAATCTATATTAGACTTCTTTCTCCTATCGGGCCAGGGTATCGTAGTTACCACCCCGACGGTTACTGCCACCCTGAATGCCTACCTCTTTTTAAAAAACACCGTCTTCCGTCTTATGTATTCCTCCTTTAAAAAGGGGAGTGGTGCCTACACTTATTTGGAAAAATTGAGAAAGGACGGTTCGAGCCTTCAGCAGCTGTATATTCCTAAATTGATGGAAGCGATTCGGGAAATTGATCCGGAATCCTATACAAAATTTAAAGAACGGATGAAGCTGTTTCATCCTCGACTTATCATGAATATGATTGAGGATCCTAAGCATGCCGAGGTGGCCCAGAAAATAAGGCGGTCCTGTGTGGAATACCTCGATCTTGAGATTGAACATCTTGGGGTTATCTATCGGGATACTCTGCAGGATACAGCTCTGGCTGCCCGGATCCCCATTATTCTCTATAAAAACCAGTCTATTCTTTCCCAAGCAATCTATCGGATTGCGGACAAAATCCTGCAGTCTGAAGAAGAACATGTGCTTCTGGAGGGCCGGAGTATCGAGGAAAGTTTCCAGGAAGCAGAGCTGGAAGCTGAGGTTGATTTTGATGCCAAGATGGAATATGTGGAGGATCTTCTGCATTGTGGTGCCCTGTCTATGGCTGATCTTGTGGAGACCGTGAAAACCCAACAACTCGAAATTAACCAGCTTCGCAAAGAGAATTTGTTTCTGAAAAGCAGACTCGTAAAACTCTTGTCGTCGAGTTCCTCTATGCAGCCGCGTAACTAG
- a CDS encoding flagellar assembly protein A, with the protein MAGTMVKGDIQVLVDAMEIEVALSFTPAKEGQEWSGDVVLKLLGEKRFSPLPSPKLIEEVLQRFAKAKGPVKEIILRGEASQDPIPEKVTWSELPVPPELAALIPETAAKAGPPVLYQIRVEKIKRETVVFKPGPLPFLPPKKEVVISYDKKEIEEPIYVDPTVLDYAYARKGERVGLVAPPKPGKPGKSVYGKPIPPDTTIDTQFHVGQGLVRDKNEIKAERTGVIRIGKNWADMLSLSGHNWKVEKGSDGISYFLYLEPGNPKLPIPQVVDIISAAVSQGARSEDLLSESELNELVQDCISNGTPLEAHPLSRFTDGFCQVVVSKDALVATLHLRKALAGGAPLTLKAISDTIRNSRVRGFDAEKVKADILAFMQSQDVELKDYILVQGKEPGRGKNKELRLMVSSLPEDERNALVQRLSGDQKATSILSTNALFPLTECTDIALVQKGARIANLSQPTSGNPGMDVYGKEIPGLPGNDPDIDLGEGLTFRPPDIIAEKSGVLCIKNVPPIFRAFILEYRDAQITVHVSPDAMEAHLTLVRESGPGKPLTAEAINQALAEAGVMRGIDGSAVAEALKLALETGSCESRLVARGEAPVPAGEQSITWLVDLESGPDSSVLQKAAVKEGQILARIITTGADGRAGFDIKGNVIPPEKGTGTKIQHDDSIIEKPIAQGFEWIAKKTGDLVFDGWTVKINSLYAIKTDVGPATGNINFVGEVRIAGSVTSGFAVFGGQDVLIGGAVEAALVSSGGKVVISQGVIGGGKGVIRARKTIEAAFVEQATLLAVEHIRIQNSCLGSNVKTNGRLLLVSDRGNLVGGLCRARQGVDAANIGSERAIHTELSFGQDYLVMDQIEVTEREVEKIKRALQEIEFKIKRLSTDGASLDAARAEKVRLMKLLEKYGLHLFTLREKFEEHHTSEIRVRGTVYPGVVIESHGRYYEIKQRRTGVVFFFNRDTGRIQEKTL; encoded by the coding sequence ATGGCAGGGACTATGGTAAAGGGGGATATACAGGTACTCGTCGATGCCATGGAGATTGAGGTAGCCCTTTCCTTTACACCTGCTAAAGAAGGCCAGGAATGGTCTGGTGATGTGGTTCTAAAACTATTGGGAGAAAAACGCTTTTCTCCACTTCCCTCGCCAAAGCTGATAGAAGAGGTACTCCAGCGTTTTGCAAAAGCTAAAGGTCCTGTTAAAGAAATCATCCTTCGTGGCGAAGCCTCTCAGGATCCGATTCCGGAAAAGGTTACCTGGTCTGAGCTGCCCGTGCCACCTGAACTGGCCGCTCTGATTCCAGAAACTGCAGCCAAGGCTGGTCCGCCAGTTCTTTATCAAATCCGTGTCGAAAAAATAAAACGAGAAACAGTGGTTTTTAAACCGGGACCCCTACCTTTTTTACCACCAAAGAAAGAAGTCGTAATTAGCTATGATAAAAAGGAAATAGAGGAGCCGATTTATGTTGATCCAACTGTCCTTGATTATGCCTATGCCCGAAAGGGTGAACGGGTTGGTCTTGTAGCTCCTCCCAAACCGGGTAAACCAGGAAAAAGTGTGTATGGAAAGCCCATACCTCCCGATACAACTATAGATACCCAATTCCATGTGGGTCAGGGTCTGGTTCGAGATAAGAATGAAATTAAAGCAGAGCGGACTGGAGTTATTCGGATTGGCAAAAATTGGGCCGATATGCTCTCCTTAAGCGGCCATAACTGGAAGGTTGAAAAAGGGAGTGATGGCATAAGTTATTTTTTATACTTGGAGCCGGGTAATCCCAAACTACCCATACCTCAGGTAGTAGATATTATTTCAGCCGCAGTATCCCAGGGTGCCCGGTCTGAGGATCTGCTGTCTGAGTCGGAACTAAACGAGCTAGTACAAGATTGTATATCGAATGGCACACCTCTTGAGGCTCACCCCCTTTCGCGATTTACGGACGGTTTTTGCCAGGTAGTAGTTTCTAAGGATGCCCTTGTAGCGACTCTGCATCTCCGTAAAGCCCTGGCCGGTGGAGCCCCTCTTACGCTGAAGGCTATCTCCGATACAATTCGTAATTCACGGGTCCGGGGCTTTGATGCTGAAAAAGTAAAGGCAGATATACTGGCCTTTATGCAAAGCCAGGATGTGGAACTGAAAGATTATATCCTCGTGCAAGGAAAAGAACCTGGTCGCGGTAAAAATAAGGAACTGCGGCTTATGGTTTCTTCGCTTCCTGAGGATGAACGTAATGCACTGGTGCAGCGGTTGTCCGGTGACCAAAAGGCAACCTCAATTTTAAGCACCAATGCGCTCTTTCCCCTAACCGAATGTACCGATATAGCTCTAGTTCAAAAGGGTGCACGTATAGCGAATCTTTCGCAACCAACATCTGGGAATCCAGGAATGGATGTGTATGGAAAAGAAATACCTGGTCTGCCCGGTAATGATCCGGATATTGATCTGGGAGAGGGTTTAACCTTTAGACCACCCGATATAATAGCAGAAAAATCGGGTGTTCTCTGTATAAAGAATGTTCCACCGATCTTTCGAGCTTTTATCCTCGAGTATCGAGATGCACAAATTACTGTACATGTTTCTCCCGATGCTATGGAAGCCCATCTCACGCTAGTCCGGGAGTCCGGTCCTGGAAAACCTCTTACCGCAGAGGCAATCAATCAGGCTCTGGCTGAGGCCGGAGTAATGCGGGGTATTGATGGTAGTGCTGTGGCAGAGGCTTTGAAACTTGCCCTGGAAACAGGATCCTGTGAATCCCGTCTTGTTGCCAGGGGAGAAGCCCCAGTACCTGCAGGGGAACAGTCAATAACTTGGCTTGTAGATTTGGAGTCCGGACCGGATAGTAGTGTACTACAGAAGGCTGCAGTGAAAGAAGGCCAGATTCTTGCACGAATTATTACAACCGGTGCTGATGGCCGGGCAGGTTTTGATATAAAAGGGAATGTGATCCCTCCCGAAAAGGGAACTGGAACAAAAATCCAACATGATGACTCTATTATAGAAAAACCTATTGCACAAGGTTTTGAATGGATTGCAAAAAAGACAGGGGATCTGGTGTTTGATGGTTGGACTGTAAAAATAAACTCGCTCTATGCCATCAAGACTGATGTGGGCCCCGCGACGGGAAATATTAATTTTGTCGGTGAAGTGCGTATAGCCGGCTCGGTTACATCTGGTTTTGCCGTATTTGGTGGTCAGGATGTGCTTATCGGTGGTGCGGTGGAAGCGGCCCTTGTGTCTTCTGGGGGGAAGGTTGTTATCAGTCAGGGGGTCATTGGCGGAGGTAAGGGAGTGATCCGGGCCCGAAAGACAATAGAAGCGGCTTTTGTGGAACAGGCGACCCTCCTGGCGGTGGAACATATCCGAATACAGAATAGTTGTCTTGGTAGTAACGTTAAGACCAATGGTCGCCTGTTGTTGGTAAGCGACCGAGGGAATTTGGTAGGAGGCCTTTGTCGGGCCCGGCAAGGGGTAGACGCGGCAAACATCGGCTCCGAACGGGCAATCCATACAGAGCTATCCTTCGGACAGGATTACCTGGTGATGGATCAGATAGAAGTAACCGAACGGGAAGTAGAAAAAATAAAACGAGCTCTTCAGGAAATTGAATTTAAAATTAAACGGCTAAGTACAGATGGTGCGAGCCTGGATGCAGCGAGGGCGGAGAAGGTTCGTTTGATGAAACTGCTCGAAAAATATGGGCTCCATCTCTTTACCCTACGGGAAAAATTCGAAGAACATCACACTTCAGAAATAAGGGTCCGGGGTACGGTGTATCCAGGGGTGGTCATAGAAAGTCATGGCCGTTATTATGAGATAAAACAGAGACGAACCGGTGTTGTGTTTTTCTTTAACCGCGATACGGGTCGTATTCAAGAAAAAACACTATAA
- the lgt gene encoding prolipoprotein diacylglyceryl transferase, translating to MLLYVSYPSWLKPEIIPGLPVRWYGLMYLVAFVIAYLLFRRQLKERSLKLDEDSVSSLFFWTIVGLLVGARIFATIVYDTSGIYLQKPWRIFWPFENGKFVGLQGMSYHGGLIGATIGFIAYCQYRKWDARELGDMLVAAVPLGYTFGRLGNFINGELYGRVTTGPFGMVFPLAEQFPYKLPWVREIADKLAIIPVNGYVNLPRHPSQLYEALFEGVVLWVILWLLRNRRPFKGFLIGLYVIGYGTFRFFIEYLREPDADLGYRIELVKTGLPPALFSSFFNFSTGQILCFLMILGGGIWLYIASRLPHNSPGTIELGAPALVEQHQKDRSKRKHAERKLRKKLK from the coding sequence ATGCTATTATATGTTTCGTATCCTTCCTGGCTTAAGCCGGAAATAATACCGGGACTGCCGGTTCGCTGGTATGGGCTCATGTATCTCGTAGCCTTTGTGATTGCCTATCTCTTATTTCGCCGACAACTGAAGGAACGGTCTCTGAAACTTGATGAGGACAGTGTCTCTTCTCTGTTTTTCTGGACTATTGTGGGGCTACTGGTTGGAGCTCGTATTTTTGCCACAATCGTCTATGATACCAGCGGCATCTATCTGCAAAAACCCTGGCGTATCTTTTGGCCCTTTGAGAATGGGAAATTTGTGGGTCTCCAGGGGATGAGCTACCACGGGGGGCTTATTGGGGCGACAATCGGCTTTATAGCCTACTGTCAGTACCGGAAATGGGATGCCCGGGAATTGGGGGATATGCTCGTTGCAGCGGTTCCCCTGGGGTATACCTTTGGAAGACTCGGTAATTTTATTAATGGGGAGCTGTATGGCAGAGTTACGACAGGTCCCTTCGGTATGGTTTTTCCCCTGGCAGAACAATTTCCCTACAAGCTTCCCTGGGTTAGAGAAATTGCTGATAAGCTGGCCATTATTCCGGTTAATGGCTATGTGAACCTCCCCCGGCATCCATCCCAGCTCTATGAAGCCCTCTTTGAAGGGGTAGTCCTGTGGGTTATTCTCTGGTTACTCCGAAACCGGCGACCCTTTAAGGGGTTTCTCATCGGTTTGTATGTGATTGGTTATGGTACCTTTCGCTTTTTTATAGAGTATCTGCGGGAACCCGACGCGGATCTGGGGTATCGGATAGAATTGGTAAAAACCGGCCTTCCGCCGGCTCTGTTTTCTTCATTTTTTAATTTCTCCACTGGACAAATCCTCTGTTTTTTGATGATCCTTGGTGGCGGCATCTGGCTCTACATCGCATCCCGGTTGCCCCACAACAGTCCGGGGACCATAGAGCTTGGTGCACCGGCCCTCGTGGAACAGCACCAGAAGGATCGGTCTAAGCGGAAACATGCAGAACGGAAACTGCGCAAAAAATTAAAATAA
- a CDS encoding pyridoxal-phosphate dependent enzyme, translating to MKYYSTRDKTTAVPFSVAALNGLAADGGLFIPQEIPQFAPAVKNSLGSMGFADIAFETIRPYVHEDIPDSVLGNMVESAFTFSAPLVPVHDRFMLELFHGPTAAFKDFGARFMARCFAYLRRNEDRELHILVATSGDTGGAVADGFYGVEGIRVTVLYPKGRVSPLQERQIAGLGGNVSAIAVEGSFDDCQRLVKSAFVHPELNRKMNLSSANSINISRLLPQAVYYVAASGLAKSGRYSEDGQATPRLRGKAEEQQVVRDGRLGKDVLFCVPSGNFGNLTAGLYAQAMGAPIAGFIAATNINKTVPAYLASGVYEPRSSVATISNAMDVGAPSNFERMTAHWSYEDLRATISGFWVDDDKTRLTIQRVFDQTGYVLDPHGAVGWNAVDQWIHTKTDPENHLHGFSGPVVVLGTAHPAKFAETVEPLVGSVPVPPSLAQAMERTVQSVTIRADVSALVETLLS from the coding sequence ATGAAGTATTACAGCACCCGTGACAAAACAACTGCCGTGCCCTTTTCTGTGGCCGCCCTCAATGGTCTTGCTGCCGATGGCGGGCTCTTTATACCCCAGGAAATTCCTCAGTTTGCGCCGGCAGTTAAAAACTCCCTCGGTTCTATGGGTTTTGCCGACATCGCCTTTGAAACGATCAGGCCCTATGTGCATGAGGATATCCCCGATTCGGTTCTGGGGAATATGGTTGAGTCGGCCTTTACCTTTTCCGCACCCCTTGTGCCGGTCCATGACCGTTTTATGCTTGAACTGTTTCATGGTCCTACGGCGGCCTTTAAGGATTTTGGCGCCCGCTTTATGGCCCGTTGTTTTGCCTATCTCAGGCGTAATGAGGACCGGGAACTGCATATCCTTGTGGCAACTTCGGGGGATACCGGCGGTGCTGTGGCTGACGGTTTTTATGGTGTGGAAGGTATTAGGGTGACGGTTCTGTACCCCAAGGGCCGGGTAAGCCCGCTGCAGGAGCGGCAGATTGCCGGTCTCGGCGGCAATGTCTCGGCTATTGCGGTAGAAGGCAGTTTTGATGATTGTCAGCGGCTCGTAAAAAGCGCCTTTGTTCATCCCGAACTGAACCGGAAAATGAACCTTTCCTCGGCGAATTCCATCAATATATCCCGACTTCTTCCTCAGGCAGTGTACTATGTCGCCGCTTCAGGCCTCGCAAAATCGGGTCGCTATAGCGAAGATGGGCAAGCTACACCGCGGCTTCGGGGGAAGGCGGAGGAACAGCAGGTAGTTCGGGATGGCAGGCTGGGCAAGGATGTGCTCTTCTGTGTTCCCAGCGGTAACTTTGGTAACCTTACCGCCGGTCTCTATGCCCAGGCCATGGGGGCTCCCATTGCGGGCTTTATTGCGGCTACGAACATCAATAAAACGGTGCCTGCATATCTGGCTTCGGGGGTCTATGAGCCCCGGTCTTCGGTGGCTACCATTTCCAATGCCATGGATGTGGGAGCCCCCAGTAATTTTGAGCGGATGACCGCCCATTGGTCCTATGAAGACCTTCGCGCCACTATCAGCGGTTTCTGGGTGGATGATGATAAAACCAGATTGACAATACAACGGGTTTTTGACCAGACTGGCTATGTCCTCGATCCCCATGGTGCAGTGGGCTGGAATGCGGTTGATCAGTGGATACATACAAAAACAGATCCTGAAAACCACTTGCATGGCTTCTCAGGACCTGTGGTAGTTCTTGGAACGGCCCATCCGGCCAAATTTGCTGAAACCGTGGAACCCCTCGTGGGCTCCGTACCGGTTCCTCCATCCCTTGCTCAGGCAATGGAGCGAACCGTACAATCGGTTACCATCAGGGCCGATGTGTCAGCCCTGGTGGAAACCCTCTTGAGCTAG
- a CDS encoding Hsp20/alpha crystallin family protein — MNALSLYRPVTIQNALDDFDRLINSFFGESPMTPARTSLSSRVPAVDVRETDEGYVLEAELPGYDEKSVEVHVDGQVLTIESKKDESKEEKKGSYLIHERYSESFRRSFTLPDDVDSDSITATFKNGLLTLNIKKRPESRRKLIKIEG; from the coding sequence ATGAACGCATTAAGTCTCTATCGCCCTGTAACAATCCAGAACGCCCTGGATGATTTTGACCGGCTCATCAATTCCTTCTTTGGTGAGTCCCCCATGACCCCCGCTCGAACCAGTCTTTCAAGCCGGGTTCCTGCTGTCGATGTCCGGGAAACCGACGAAGGGTATGTTCTGGAAGCGGAACTTCCCGGCTATGACGAAAAGAGCGTAGAAGTCCATGTGGATGGCCAGGTGCTCACCATCGAATCCAAGAAGGATGAAAGCAAAGAGGAAAAGAAAGGATCCTATCTGATCCATGAACGGTACAGCGAATCCTTCCGCCGGTCCTTTACCTTGCCCGACGATGTGGATTCAGATTCCATTACCGCGACCTTTAAGAACGGACTTCTGACGCTGAATATCAAGAAACGACCAGAATCACGACGAAAACTCATTAAAATCGAAGGGTAA
- a CDS encoding plasmid pRiA4b ORF-3 family protein, with protein sequence MTIEQEDRLYTFLEERIEPFHVADVVEAIYKTDSTGAYRLDEEVHTFLEKRRLAFPLANRYYQTRRGYFEHARFVIRPTRLEIQNGILIPGHRCLPFENPILFPHEFQFLWKGEVVPKTTTEGSPEDFYSFYNLYGEEYAPQYIARDNPDNEVSFNAHPYEEPGEVSITTLDLRSFYRETAFVPGYGFIVEVTDWKAGVFTLQEVLREGEVSEPSREWARLLEQGFFTSFEMIGPAASTEEQLAFAFWFGGRRLLDLPAMSVETFMYEYTERIDTVPYGMETRFWYAGKEIPDMSHWTEDGAPPDKTELEEILYTYGLPVSEYVVQSYVRDALYQQDNDLAAILGRIVPAPIKMNGEDELILAQYVMEVYEAFSRTYSIFLDKDMGPVRHSAAELHTAVVALMSQLSSHGVDQFWLPQHTLVILSQLQVHCARILEDLDHDDPHEASDLETIDIALEGMIETYEDIKHRVQEALDGYRRSRLSVVRSESPDALQPQWRALQLVISGTSIWRRMLVYEASTLHELHQIIMAVLGWSGQKLHGFIINGELYDAEGNSSDRDERLLTLGEIVKKGITEFTYNYDYTAEWEIRISILHALEAGEAPQQVCCVAGEGAAPPEHIGGALRFRRFLAALDKENTAEQAEARQELGESFNPQLCDLSTCNNRLLSLSLTGS encoded by the coding sequence ATGACCATTGAACAGGAAGACAGGCTGTATACGTTTCTCGAAGAACGGATTGAGCCCTTTCATGTGGCTGATGTGGTTGAAGCCATATATAAAACCGATTCTACCGGAGCATATCGGTTAGACGAAGAAGTGCATACCTTTCTCGAAAAACGCCGTCTGGCCTTTCCCCTGGCGAACCGATATTACCAGACCAGGCGTGGCTATTTCGAACATGCCCGTTTTGTGATTCGGCCAACACGGCTTGAGATTCAAAATGGTATCCTGATTCCCGGGCATCGTTGTCTTCCCTTTGAAAACCCGATTTTGTTTCCCCACGAATTTCAGTTCCTCTGGAAAGGAGAGGTGGTTCCAAAAACTACTACGGAAGGGTCTCCTGAAGATTTCTATTCCTTTTACAATCTCTATGGAGAAGAGTATGCTCCGCAGTATATTGCAAGAGATAATCCTGACAACGAAGTATCTTTTAATGCTCATCCCTATGAAGAGCCGGGAGAAGTATCCATCACTACGCTGGATTTACGAAGTTTTTATCGGGAAACTGCCTTTGTTCCGGGGTATGGGTTTATTGTAGAGGTAACCGACTGGAAAGCCGGTGTGTTTACTTTGCAGGAAGTTCTGCGTGAAGGGGAAGTTTCAGAGCCTTCCCGGGAATGGGCTCGACTGCTTGAACAGGGGTTTTTTACATCCTTTGAAATGATTGGTCCTGCTGCTTCTACCGAAGAACAGTTGGCTTTTGCATTCTGGTTTGGAGGGAGAAGATTGCTGGATCTGCCCGCTATGAGTGTCGAAACCTTTATGTATGAATATACCGAACGGATTGATACGGTTCCCTATGGGATGGAAACCCGCTTCTGGTATGCCGGCAAGGAAATCCCCGATATGAGTCACTGGACTGAAGATGGTGCTCCACCGGATAAAACTGAACTAGAAGAAATACTGTATACCTACGGACTCCCCGTGTCCGAATACGTGGTCCAATCCTATGTGCGGGATGCGCTCTATCAACAGGATAATGATCTGGCTGCTATTTTAGGCCGGATTGTTCCTGCTCCGATCAAAATGAACGGTGAGGATGAACTCATTTTAGCCCAGTACGTCATGGAGGTTTATGAAGCGTTCTCTCGAACCTACAGTATCTTTTTAGACAAGGATATGGGTCCGGTCCGGCACAGTGCCGCTGAATTACATACTGCTGTGGTCGCCCTAATGAGTCAGCTTAGCAGTCATGGTGTTGATCAATTCTGGCTGCCTCAGCATACCCTGGTGATACTTTCCCAGTTGCAGGTTCATTGTGCCCGTATTCTGGAAGATCTGGATCATGATGATCCCCATGAGGCTTCTGATCTCGAGACCATAGATATTGCTCTCGAAGGTATGATTGAAACCTATGAGGATATAAAGCATCGGGTTCAAGAGGCCCTCGATGGTTATCGGCGAAGCAGACTTTCGGTGGTTCGCTCTGAATCGCCGGATGCACTACAACCACAATGGCGGGCTCTTCAGCTTGTTATATCAGGCACTTCTATATGGCGCCGCATGCTTGTGTATGAAGCAAGTACCTTACATGAGTTGCACCAGATTATTATGGCTGTCTTAGGGTGGTCAGGACAAAAATTGCATGGATTTATCATTAATGGCGAACTCTATGATGCGGAAGGAAATTCAAGTGATCGTGATGAGCGGCTTCTGACACTGGGTGAAATTGTTAAGAAAGGAATAACCGAATTTACCTATAATTACGATTACACTGCGGAATGGGAAATTCGTATAAGCATTTTGCATGCCCTGGAAGCTGGGGAAGCTCCTCAGCAGGTGTGTTGTGTTGCAGGAGAAGGGGCCGCTCCTCCTGAACATATAGGCGGAGCCTTGCGGTTTCGTCGTTTCCTGGCGGCCTTGGATAAGGAAAACACCGCTGAACAGGCAGAGGCACGCCAAGAATTAGGAGAAAGTTTTAATCCTCAGCTTTGTGATCTTTCTACTTGTAACAATCGCTTGTTATCTTTATCTTTAACAGGGTCTTGA